A region from the Andrena cerasifolii isolate SP2316 chromosome 11, iyAndCera1_principal, whole genome shotgun sequence genome encodes:
- the LOC143374554 gene encoding facilitated trehalose transporter Tret1-2 homolog isoform X2: MAPPGIDEHFSEEHQSMLGFHPDDYTKVVKVTRVCEDVENNNTENKDNTFDDKTVLTQYSSNSKGVFAQCLVSGAILLLAAGGGMPIGYSAILLPQLTEDNGTMHADRELSSWIASVHSLATPIGSLLSGALLDGIGRRGSLQLSAIPLCAGWVIIGFARSIPCLLIGRVVLGFAVGLMAVPAQVLLGEMADPGLRGFLTGGSLAFYCLGILLIYALGASFTWDIVAFCATILPAIALIALTLVPESPAWLVRQKKPGKARKALLWLRGGNIEQVNAEVAVLEARAKTDLARTVTNVSWIEQVSSAIYTILDPSVLKPLTIINIFNILQLISGTYVVVFYAVDLVQDIGGDGINNYLAAVITAIVRLLFSLVASALLLKVGRRRLGMLSALGSALASLIIAVYMLTRKESSFLDIYVVGICLLVYVGANTLGLMTLPGLMVAELLPQRVRGIGGGCNFFLFNLLIFITTKVFPMVKEAVGVTGIFTIFGTAALLEGVFIYVALPETKNRTLQEIEDYFQEENLLWITRSRERRKDEPFIINNT, translated from the exons ATGGCGCCTCCAGGAAT tgACGAGCATTTTAGTGAAGAGCATCAGTCAATGTTAGGATTCCATCCAGATGATTACACGAAGGTGGTAAAAGTTACACGTGTTTGTGAGGATGTTGAAAATaataacactgaaaataaggatAACACTTTCGATGACAAAACCGTTCTGACACAATATTCCTCGAATTCTAAAGGCGTATTTGCACAG TGTTTGGTATCTGGTGCAATTTTGTTACTCGCAGCTGGTGGTGGAATGCCAATTGGTTACAGTGCTATACTTTTACCACAGTTGACTGAAGATAATGGCACAATGCACGCAGATCGAGAGCTTAGTTCTTGGATAG CTTCGGTTCACAGCCTCGCAACACCTATAGGATCTCTGTTGTCCGGCGCACTTTTGGATGGGATCGGTAGACGTGGCTCTTTGCAGTTGTCAGCTATCCCACTTTGCGCCGGTTGGGTCATTATAGGTTTCGCTAGAAGCATACCGTGTCTTCTAATAGGAAGAGTCGTGCTGGGTTTTGCTGTAGGTCTAATGGCTGTACCAGCTCAG GTTCTGCTAGGCGAAATGGCTGATCCAGGACTCCGTGGGTTTCTAACGGGCGGCTCGCTCGCGTTTTACTGCCTTGGCATCCTTCTGATATACGCCTTGGGAGCCTCGTTTACTTGGGATATCGTTGCTTTCTGCGCTACTATACTTCCTGCTATAGCACTGATTGCGTTAACCTTGGTACCTGAGAGTCCCGCTTGGCTCGTGAGACAGAAGAAGCCCGGCAAGGCGAGAAAAGCTCTGCTGTGGCTGAGAGGAGGAAACATAGAACAG GTGAATGCCGAGGTGGCTGTTTTAGAGGCCCGAGCGAAAACGGATTTAGCGCGAACGGTCACGAACGTGTCATGGATCGAGCAGGTTTCCTCAGCGATTTACACAATCCTTGATCCGAGCGTCTTAAAACCTCTGACGATCATCAACATTTTCAACATTCTTCAGCTAATTAGTGGGACGTACGTCGTCGTTTTCTACGCAGTTGATCTCGTCCAGGACATTG GTGGGGATGGTATAAACAACTATTTAGCTGCTGTGATTACAGCAATTGTCAGACTTTTATTCAGCTTGGTGGCAAGTGCTCTGTTGTTAAAAGTGGGCAGAAGACGTCTGGGGATGTTATCAGCACTTGGAAGTGCCTTGGCCTCCTTAATTATTGCGGTGTACATGTTAACCAGGAAAGAATCCTCTTTTCTAGAT ATTTATGTTGTTGGCATTTGTCTTCTGGTATACGTGGGTGCAAATACTTTGGGACTGATGACACTGCCAGGTTTAATGGTTGCCGAGTTACTTCCACAAAGAGTCCGAGGTATTGGCGGTGGTTGTAATTTTTTCCTGTTCAATTTGCTCATCTTTATAACCACGAAAGTCTTTCCTATG GTGAAGGAAGCAGTAGGCGTTACTggaatttttacaatatttggtaCTGCCGCACTCTTGGAGGGCGTCTTCATTTATGTTGCCTTACCGGAAACAAAGAATCGTACGCTTCAAGAAATTGAAGATTATTTTCAG
- the LOC143374554 gene encoding facilitated trehalose transporter Tret1-2 homolog isoform X3 yields MSGDEHFSEEHQSMLGFHPDDYTKVVKVTRVCEDVENNNTENKDNTFDDKTVLTQYSSNSKGVFAQCLVSGAILLLAAGGGMPIGYSAILLPQLTEDNGTMHADRELSSWIASVHSLATPIGSLLSGALLDGIGRRGSLQLSAIPLCAGWVIIGFARSIPCLLIGRVVLGFAVGLMAVPAQVLLGEMADPGLRGFLTGGSLAFYCLGILLIYALGASFTWDIVAFCATILPAIALIALTLVPESPAWLVRQKKPGKARKALLWLRGGNIEQVNAEVAVLEARAKTDLARTVTNVSWIEQVSSAIYTILDPSVLKPLTIINIFNILQLISGTYVVVFYAVDLVQDIGGDGINNYLAAVITAIVRLLFSLVASALLLKVGRRRLGMLSALGSALASLIIAVYMLTRKESSFLDIYVVGICLLVYVGANTLGLMTLPGLMVAELLPQRVRGIGGGCNFFLFNLLIFITTKVFPMVKEAVGVTGIFTIFGTAALLEGVFIYVALPETKNRTLQEIEDYFQEENLLWITRSRERRKDEPFIINNT; encoded by the exons tgACGAGCATTTTAGTGAAGAGCATCAGTCAATGTTAGGATTCCATCCAGATGATTACACGAAGGTGGTAAAAGTTACACGTGTTTGTGAGGATGTTGAAAATaataacactgaaaataaggatAACACTTTCGATGACAAAACCGTTCTGACACAATATTCCTCGAATTCTAAAGGCGTATTTGCACAG TGTTTGGTATCTGGTGCAATTTTGTTACTCGCAGCTGGTGGTGGAATGCCAATTGGTTACAGTGCTATACTTTTACCACAGTTGACTGAAGATAATGGCACAATGCACGCAGATCGAGAGCTTAGTTCTTGGATAG CTTCGGTTCACAGCCTCGCAACACCTATAGGATCTCTGTTGTCCGGCGCACTTTTGGATGGGATCGGTAGACGTGGCTCTTTGCAGTTGTCAGCTATCCCACTTTGCGCCGGTTGGGTCATTATAGGTTTCGCTAGAAGCATACCGTGTCTTCTAATAGGAAGAGTCGTGCTGGGTTTTGCTGTAGGTCTAATGGCTGTACCAGCTCAG GTTCTGCTAGGCGAAATGGCTGATCCAGGACTCCGTGGGTTTCTAACGGGCGGCTCGCTCGCGTTTTACTGCCTTGGCATCCTTCTGATATACGCCTTGGGAGCCTCGTTTACTTGGGATATCGTTGCTTTCTGCGCTACTATACTTCCTGCTATAGCACTGATTGCGTTAACCTTGGTACCTGAGAGTCCCGCTTGGCTCGTGAGACAGAAGAAGCCCGGCAAGGCGAGAAAAGCTCTGCTGTGGCTGAGAGGAGGAAACATAGAACAG GTGAATGCCGAGGTGGCTGTTTTAGAGGCCCGAGCGAAAACGGATTTAGCGCGAACGGTCACGAACGTGTCATGGATCGAGCAGGTTTCCTCAGCGATTTACACAATCCTTGATCCGAGCGTCTTAAAACCTCTGACGATCATCAACATTTTCAACATTCTTCAGCTAATTAGTGGGACGTACGTCGTCGTTTTCTACGCAGTTGATCTCGTCCAGGACATTG GTGGGGATGGTATAAACAACTATTTAGCTGCTGTGATTACAGCAATTGTCAGACTTTTATTCAGCTTGGTGGCAAGTGCTCTGTTGTTAAAAGTGGGCAGAAGACGTCTGGGGATGTTATCAGCACTTGGAAGTGCCTTGGCCTCCTTAATTATTGCGGTGTACATGTTAACCAGGAAAGAATCCTCTTTTCTAGAT ATTTATGTTGTTGGCATTTGTCTTCTGGTATACGTGGGTGCAAATACTTTGGGACTGATGACACTGCCAGGTTTAATGGTTGCCGAGTTACTTCCACAAAGAGTCCGAGGTATTGGCGGTGGTTGTAATTTTTTCCTGTTCAATTTGCTCATCTTTATAACCACGAAAGTCTTTCCTATG GTGAAGGAAGCAGTAGGCGTTACTggaatttttacaatatttggtaCTGCCGCACTCTTGGAGGGCGTCTTCATTTATGTTGCCTTACCGGAAACAAAGAATCGTACGCTTCAAGAAATTGAAGATTATTTTCAG
- the LOC143374554 gene encoding facilitated trehalose transporter Tret1-2 homolog isoform X1 yields the protein MTRSPSGASSESRNHIPVSSRKLFYFVPRDEHFSEEHQSMLGFHPDDYTKVVKVTRVCEDVENNNTENKDNTFDDKTVLTQYSSNSKGVFAQCLVSGAILLLAAGGGMPIGYSAILLPQLTEDNGTMHADRELSSWIASVHSLATPIGSLLSGALLDGIGRRGSLQLSAIPLCAGWVIIGFARSIPCLLIGRVVLGFAVGLMAVPAQVLLGEMADPGLRGFLTGGSLAFYCLGILLIYALGASFTWDIVAFCATILPAIALIALTLVPESPAWLVRQKKPGKARKALLWLRGGNIEQVNAEVAVLEARAKTDLARTVTNVSWIEQVSSAIYTILDPSVLKPLTIINIFNILQLISGTYVVVFYAVDLVQDIGGDGINNYLAAVITAIVRLLFSLVASALLLKVGRRRLGMLSALGSALASLIIAVYMLTRKESSFLDIYVVGICLLVYVGANTLGLMTLPGLMVAELLPQRVRGIGGGCNFFLFNLLIFITTKVFPMVKEAVGVTGIFTIFGTAALLEGVFIYVALPETKNRTLQEIEDYFQEENLLWITRSRERRKDEPFIINNT from the exons tgACGAGCATTTTAGTGAAGAGCATCAGTCAATGTTAGGATTCCATCCAGATGATTACACGAAGGTGGTAAAAGTTACACGTGTTTGTGAGGATGTTGAAAATaataacactgaaaataaggatAACACTTTCGATGACAAAACCGTTCTGACACAATATTCCTCGAATTCTAAAGGCGTATTTGCACAG TGTTTGGTATCTGGTGCAATTTTGTTACTCGCAGCTGGTGGTGGAATGCCAATTGGTTACAGTGCTATACTTTTACCACAGTTGACTGAAGATAATGGCACAATGCACGCAGATCGAGAGCTTAGTTCTTGGATAG CTTCGGTTCACAGCCTCGCAACACCTATAGGATCTCTGTTGTCCGGCGCACTTTTGGATGGGATCGGTAGACGTGGCTCTTTGCAGTTGTCAGCTATCCCACTTTGCGCCGGTTGGGTCATTATAGGTTTCGCTAGAAGCATACCGTGTCTTCTAATAGGAAGAGTCGTGCTGGGTTTTGCTGTAGGTCTAATGGCTGTACCAGCTCAG GTTCTGCTAGGCGAAATGGCTGATCCAGGACTCCGTGGGTTTCTAACGGGCGGCTCGCTCGCGTTTTACTGCCTTGGCATCCTTCTGATATACGCCTTGGGAGCCTCGTTTACTTGGGATATCGTTGCTTTCTGCGCTACTATACTTCCTGCTATAGCACTGATTGCGTTAACCTTGGTACCTGAGAGTCCCGCTTGGCTCGTGAGACAGAAGAAGCCCGGCAAGGCGAGAAAAGCTCTGCTGTGGCTGAGAGGAGGAAACATAGAACAG GTGAATGCCGAGGTGGCTGTTTTAGAGGCCCGAGCGAAAACGGATTTAGCGCGAACGGTCACGAACGTGTCATGGATCGAGCAGGTTTCCTCAGCGATTTACACAATCCTTGATCCGAGCGTCTTAAAACCTCTGACGATCATCAACATTTTCAACATTCTTCAGCTAATTAGTGGGACGTACGTCGTCGTTTTCTACGCAGTTGATCTCGTCCAGGACATTG GTGGGGATGGTATAAACAACTATTTAGCTGCTGTGATTACAGCAATTGTCAGACTTTTATTCAGCTTGGTGGCAAGTGCTCTGTTGTTAAAAGTGGGCAGAAGACGTCTGGGGATGTTATCAGCACTTGGAAGTGCCTTGGCCTCCTTAATTATTGCGGTGTACATGTTAACCAGGAAAGAATCCTCTTTTCTAGAT ATTTATGTTGTTGGCATTTGTCTTCTGGTATACGTGGGTGCAAATACTTTGGGACTGATGACACTGCCAGGTTTAATGGTTGCCGAGTTACTTCCACAAAGAGTCCGAGGTATTGGCGGTGGTTGTAATTTTTTCCTGTTCAATTTGCTCATCTTTATAACCACGAAAGTCTTTCCTATG GTGAAGGAAGCAGTAGGCGTTACTggaatttttacaatatttggtaCTGCCGCACTCTTGGAGGGCGTCTTCATTTATGTTGCCTTACCGGAAACAAAGAATCGTACGCTTCAAGAAATTGAAGATTATTTTCAG
- the LOC143374554 gene encoding facilitated trehalose transporter Tret1-2 homolog isoform X4, with protein MSGEEHQSMLGFHPDDYTKVVKVTRVCEDVENNNTENKDNTFDDKTVLTQYSSNSKGVFAQCLVSGAILLLAAGGGMPIGYSAILLPQLTEDNGTMHADRELSSWIASVHSLATPIGSLLSGALLDGIGRRGSLQLSAIPLCAGWVIIGFARSIPCLLIGRVVLGFAVGLMAVPAQVLLGEMADPGLRGFLTGGSLAFYCLGILLIYALGASFTWDIVAFCATILPAIALIALTLVPESPAWLVRQKKPGKARKALLWLRGGNIEQVNAEVAVLEARAKTDLARTVTNVSWIEQVSSAIYTILDPSVLKPLTIINIFNILQLISGTYVVVFYAVDLVQDIGGDGINNYLAAVITAIVRLLFSLVASALLLKVGRRRLGMLSALGSALASLIIAVYMLTRKESSFLDIYVVGICLLVYVGANTLGLMTLPGLMVAELLPQRVRGIGGGCNFFLFNLLIFITTKVFPMVKEAVGVTGIFTIFGTAALLEGVFIYVALPETKNRTLQEIEDYFQEENLLWITRSRERRKDEPFIINNT; from the exons TGAAGAGCATCAGTCAATGTTAGGATTCCATCCAGATGATTACACGAAGGTGGTAAAAGTTACACGTGTTTGTGAGGATGTTGAAAATaataacactgaaaataaggatAACACTTTCGATGACAAAACCGTTCTGACACAATATTCCTCGAATTCTAAAGGCGTATTTGCACAG TGTTTGGTATCTGGTGCAATTTTGTTACTCGCAGCTGGTGGTGGAATGCCAATTGGTTACAGTGCTATACTTTTACCACAGTTGACTGAAGATAATGGCACAATGCACGCAGATCGAGAGCTTAGTTCTTGGATAG CTTCGGTTCACAGCCTCGCAACACCTATAGGATCTCTGTTGTCCGGCGCACTTTTGGATGGGATCGGTAGACGTGGCTCTTTGCAGTTGTCAGCTATCCCACTTTGCGCCGGTTGGGTCATTATAGGTTTCGCTAGAAGCATACCGTGTCTTCTAATAGGAAGAGTCGTGCTGGGTTTTGCTGTAGGTCTAATGGCTGTACCAGCTCAG GTTCTGCTAGGCGAAATGGCTGATCCAGGACTCCGTGGGTTTCTAACGGGCGGCTCGCTCGCGTTTTACTGCCTTGGCATCCTTCTGATATACGCCTTGGGAGCCTCGTTTACTTGGGATATCGTTGCTTTCTGCGCTACTATACTTCCTGCTATAGCACTGATTGCGTTAACCTTGGTACCTGAGAGTCCCGCTTGGCTCGTGAGACAGAAGAAGCCCGGCAAGGCGAGAAAAGCTCTGCTGTGGCTGAGAGGAGGAAACATAGAACAG GTGAATGCCGAGGTGGCTGTTTTAGAGGCCCGAGCGAAAACGGATTTAGCGCGAACGGTCACGAACGTGTCATGGATCGAGCAGGTTTCCTCAGCGATTTACACAATCCTTGATCCGAGCGTCTTAAAACCTCTGACGATCATCAACATTTTCAACATTCTTCAGCTAATTAGTGGGACGTACGTCGTCGTTTTCTACGCAGTTGATCTCGTCCAGGACATTG GTGGGGATGGTATAAACAACTATTTAGCTGCTGTGATTACAGCAATTGTCAGACTTTTATTCAGCTTGGTGGCAAGTGCTCTGTTGTTAAAAGTGGGCAGAAGACGTCTGGGGATGTTATCAGCACTTGGAAGTGCCTTGGCCTCCTTAATTATTGCGGTGTACATGTTAACCAGGAAAGAATCCTCTTTTCTAGAT ATTTATGTTGTTGGCATTTGTCTTCTGGTATACGTGGGTGCAAATACTTTGGGACTGATGACACTGCCAGGTTTAATGGTTGCCGAGTTACTTCCACAAAGAGTCCGAGGTATTGGCGGTGGTTGTAATTTTTTCCTGTTCAATTTGCTCATCTTTATAACCACGAAAGTCTTTCCTATG GTGAAGGAAGCAGTAGGCGTTACTggaatttttacaatatttggtaCTGCCGCACTCTTGGAGGGCGTCTTCATTTATGTTGCCTTACCGGAAACAAAGAATCGTACGCTTCAAGAAATTGAAGATTATTTTCAG